Genomic window (Sulfurovum sp. NBC37-1):
AGGGAAAAATTCAAGTGGCACTACAGACATAACCTTATAGAAGTAGACAAAGAGAAAAAAGAGGCTGTGTTTGATGCTAAATGGCAGGAAAAAGGTCCATGGGACCCTGTTCTGAAAGATTTCGAGGTTATTCCAAAGCATGAAAAAAGAAGAGTGCCTTATGACTTCCTGCATGTTGTACCACCGCAGATCGCTCCAAGAGAGATCGCGGAATCAGATCTGGGTTCTGCCAAAGGCTGGGTACCTGTAAACAAAGAGACGCTTCAGCATATCAGATATGAGAATGTATTTGCTATTGGCGATATTGCTCAGGTACCGATGGGTAAAACAGGTGGATCCGCAAGAAAGCAATACAAAGTGCTTGTAGATAATCTTATATCAGTTATGAACGGGAAAAAACCCGAAGCCAAGTATGCAGGTTATACGGTTTGTCCATTGATCACCGATATCGGTACGGTCATGCTTGCGGAATTTGACTGGACAGTAAAACCGACACCTTCATTCCCGCTTGACCCGACGGTCGAGAGATGGATGTGGTGGTTGATGAAAATTTATTTACTGAAACCGATGACTATGTATGGAATGCTTTCGGGTAGAGCATAAGGTATGGTAGAAGGATTTTTCGTATGCAATTGAGTTTTGAACTTGTCACGTACGATGATGAACTGGACAGTTTTGAATTGGACGAAAACATTTACCAGATAGAGTTGGATGATGAGGCGGCAAAGACCTATGAAGTAGTGAAGTCTTCAGATCTGCTTCTCTACAGCTGGCTGAAAAAATCCGACTTTTTTTTAAAACATATCAAAGAGGAGGTGTATCAAGATAGTGAGAATAAAAAAATTGCCATTAGCGATATCAACGGTGTGAGCTACAGAAGATTTTATTTTTTTAAAGTCACAAGTGGTGACAGCCATTATGAGTATTTTAAAAAACTTTTCAATATTCATGAAGAGTCGGAATGGCAAGACAGAGAAGATGTTGGAGAAGAGATTCTGGAACATTTATCAACAAGAAGGAAAGAGCTTATTCTTGAGCTGGGTTGATACAATCAAAATATAAAGGAGAAAAATTGAATAAAAAAACAGAAGAAAAAATAGCATCTGTCAGCAGACGTGATTTTTTTAAGAAAACGGCTTCTGCCGGTGCTGTTGCTGCAACCGCTGTTGCTGCACCAAGCACAGTTTTGGCAAGTGAAGCAAGCACAAAAGACGATCCGAATATCGTTCATCATGTGAAGTGGGGTACTACACTTGGAGACGAGTGTAACAAAAACCCTTATGGTGTACCGTCAAAGTATGAGCATAATGTTGTCAGAAGAACATCAGCGCTAATGTCTTCAGCCGGAGATATGCACGCGGCGATCTCTATGACACCGATCGCTGAACTGAAAGGTATTATTGTTCCAAACGGGTTACACTTTACACGTACACACAATGGTGTTGCACATGTAGATCCAAACAAGTGGAGACTGATGATACACGGTCTTGTAGAGAAGCCTATTGTGCTTACACTTGATCAGCTTAAGAGATATCCAAGCGAAAGCTTTATCTATTTCCTTGAGTGTCCTTCAAACTCCGCCGCCGAGTGGAAAGGGCCTCAGTTCGGTACAGCCCAGTTTGTCAAAGGAATGATGTCCTGTGCACAGTGGACCGGCGTACGTCTTAAAACGATCCTCGATGAGATCGGGCTCAAGCCTGAAGCGAAGTGGATGCTTGCTGAAGGTTCCGACGGTTCGGAGATGAGTAGAACACTGCCGGTTGAAAAAGTACTTGATGATGTCATCATCGCTTACGCACAAAATGGTGAGGCACTTCGTGATGAGCAGGGTTATCCTGTGCGTCTGTTCGCACCGGGCTGGGAAGCCAACCTGTGTGTCAAGTGGTTGAAGAGACTTGAGTTTGGTGACGAGCCATGGCATGCAAAAGAGGAGACTTCAAAGTATACAGCGTTGACAGCAAGCGGAAAAGCAATACAGCATTTCTATGCACTTGAGACGAACTCTATCATTACTTCTCCTGCTCCTGAAAAAGACTGGACAGACCTTAAAAAAGGTGATCTTGTCGAGATTGAAGGTTTGGCATGGAGTGGTTACGGAACCATTAAGGGTGTAGATATCAGCTTTGACGGTGGAAAGAACTGGGTTGAAGCACAGTTAAAAGGTCTGGTCCTTCCAAAATGTTGGACCAGATTCTCATATATGTACAAGTATGAAGGCAAGCCGTTGTTACTGCAGAGCCGTTCTTACGATGACTCAGGCGATGTTCAGCCGACAGTCAACCAGGAAAAAGGTGTAGTGGGTGTCGAATGTGTTTACCACAGGAACGCAATCATCACATGGGCAGTAAATGAAAAAGGGGAGGTAAGCAATGTTCAAGTTAGATCGTAAATTAGTGACCCTCGGTATGACATTGATGATGAGCTCAACATTTGCTGTTGCAGCTGCCACTCAATGTATGCCGGGTGTCTATGAATCAAAACCGGGCGCGATCGACGGTGGTGTGATCTATCCGAGAAAAAACGGTGTTTACACAGCATATAGATACAACACACAGAGTACCAAAGGTATATGGTATGGCCGGACACCTACAGCGAACGAGATCAAAGCATGGGATGTCGACGCACGACCAGACGGTAAAGGTTTGCCTGAAGGCGAAGGGTCCGTTGAGCTTGGAGATGAACTTTTCGAAGCACAGTGTGCCGTGTGTCACGGTGAG
Coding sequences:
- the soxC gene encoding sulfite dehydrogenase — its product is MNKKTEEKIASVSRRDFFKKTASAGAVAATAVAAPSTVLASEASTKDDPNIVHHVKWGTTLGDECNKNPYGVPSKYEHNVVRRTSALMSSAGDMHAAISMTPIAELKGIIVPNGLHFTRTHNGVAHVDPNKWRLMIHGLVEKPIVLTLDQLKRYPSESFIYFLECPSNSAAEWKGPQFGTAQFVKGMMSCAQWTGVRLKTILDEIGLKPEAKWMLAEGSDGSEMSRTLPVEKVLDDVIIAYAQNGEALRDEQGYPVRLFAPGWEANLCVKWLKRLEFGDEPWHAKEETSKYTALTASGKAIQHFYALETNSIITSPAPEKDWTDLKKGDLVEIEGLAWSGYGTIKGVDISFDGGKNWVEAQLKGLVLPKCWTRFSYMYKYEGKPLLLQSRSYDDSGDVQPTVNQEKGVVGVECVYHRNAIITWAVNEKGEVSNVQVRS